In the Maribacter sp. MJ134 genome, one interval contains:
- a CDS encoding enoyl-CoA hydratase/isomerase family protein — protein MSYNTILIAKKAAIATVTINRPNKLNALNKETIKELHDGIKDLAEDSGIKAIIITGSGEKAFVAGADISEFADFSVKEGKKLAAKGQEILFDFIENLSTPVIAAVNGFALGGGLELAMACHFRIVSDNAKMGLPEVSLGVIPGYGGTQRLPQLIGKGRAMELIMTAGMISAEEAKSYGLVNHITTQEELLPLCNKIAYKICGNSSVAISYAIKSINAGFKNTVNGYEQEIKAFGACFGTDDFTEGTTAFLEKRKAEFPGS, from the coding sequence ATGTCCTACAATACTATTTTGATTGCAAAAAAGGCGGCTATCGCCACAGTGACGATAAATCGCCCGAACAAACTCAATGCCCTGAACAAAGAAACTATAAAAGAATTGCATGACGGAATCAAGGATTTAGCGGAGGATAGTGGAATAAAGGCAATTATAATCACGGGAAGCGGAGAAAAAGCCTTTGTAGCGGGAGCGGATATATCCGAATTTGCCGATTTTTCGGTTAAAGAGGGAAAAAAGCTAGCTGCCAAAGGGCAAGAAATTTTGTTCGACTTTATCGAGAACCTTTCCACACCGGTAATTGCCGCTGTAAATGGTTTTGCCCTTGGAGGAGGCTTGGAGTTGGCAATGGCTTGTCATTTTAGAATTGTTAGCGATAATGCTAAAATGGGGCTTCCCGAAGTTTCTTTAGGAGTTATTCCTGGTTATGGCGGTACGCAAAGATTACCACAGTTAATAGGCAAGGGCCGGGCCATGGAATTGATTATGACAGCGGGAATGATTTCTGCAGAGGAAGCTAAGTCGTACGGTTTGGTGAATCACATCACCACGCAAGAAGAACTACTTCCCTTATGTAATAAAATCGCCTATAAAATATGTGGTAACTCAAGTGTTGCCATATCATATGCAATAAAATCTATAAATGCTGGTTTTAAGAATACTGTTAACGGTTACGAGCAGGAAATTAAAGCATTTGGCGCTTGTTTTGGAACGGACGACTTTACCGAAGGTACAACGGCTTTTC
- a CDS encoding sensor histidine kinase, which yields MIFLVLLASVLILATTIYQFQEINRDYHQDRMERKEEQIRQSIDLAIQKTTYPVTTENLGLIFKDEIYEIAVVQNMNFNLYDLEGQLIKSSRPKFENDSLSICLDPIILNHLEASADKRYVEERSAAGDKYQASYTYIADRQFKPIGIINLPYFEDNSFNDKELREFLIRLGGVYLIMLLIAIGFAFFISKYITRSLETISDMMGRTNLTKRNEKIHIEKPGEEIEKLISSYNAMIDELSQSAAKLAKSEREQAWREMAKQVAHEIKNPLTPMRLSVQSFERKFDANDPEIEKKVKEYSTTLIQQIDTMSSIASAFSNFAEMPAQQNETLNVVKIVKLALDIFNEDYIHFIAEEEEIIAKLDRTQLIRVVTNLVKNAIQAVPEVKSPRILVSVASDKDMVKISVADNGIGIEPEFTDKIFEPKFTTKTSGMGLGLGMVKNIVETYKGSINFTSQPGKGTVFCVKFPQEKNHPFIIKK from the coding sequence ATGATTTTCTTGGTGCTATTGGCCTCGGTATTGATTTTGGCAACTACAATTTACCAGTTTCAAGAAATAAATAGGGATTACCATCAAGATAGGATGGAAAGGAAAGAGGAACAAATACGGCAAAGTATTGATTTGGCCATTCAAAAAACCACGTATCCTGTTACCACAGAAAATCTAGGACTTATTTTTAAAGACGAAATTTATGAGATTGCGGTCGTCCAGAATATGAACTTTAACCTTTACGATTTGGAAGGTCAACTTATTAAAAGTTCCAGGCCAAAGTTCGAGAACGATTCCTTATCTATTTGTTTGGACCCCATAATCCTAAACCACCTAGAGGCCAGTGCAGATAAAAGGTATGTGGAGGAACGGTCTGCTGCGGGTGATAAATATCAAGCTTCCTATACCTACATCGCCGACCGCCAGTTTAAGCCCATAGGGATTATAAACCTACCCTATTTTGAGGATAACTCGTTCAACGATAAAGAGCTCAGGGAATTTCTAATACGTTTGGGAGGAGTTTACCTAATTATGTTGCTTATTGCTATTGGCTTTGCATTCTTTATTTCTAAATATATTACAAGATCATTAGAAACCATTTCTGATATGATGGGTAGAACCAATCTTACGAAGAGGAATGAAAAAATTCATATTGAAAAACCCGGCGAAGAAATAGAAAAGCTGATTTCATCATATAATGCTATGATTGACGAACTAAGTCAGAGCGCGGCCAAATTGGCGAAGAGTGAGCGGGAACAAGCTTGGCGAGAAATGGCAAAACAAGTAGCGCATGAAATAAAAAATCCGTTAACCCCGATGCGTTTAAGTGTGCAAAGTTTTGAGCGAAAGTTCGATGCGAACGATCCAGAGATAGAGAAAAAGGTAAAGGAGTATTCTACGACACTCATACAGCAGATAGATACTATGAGCAGTATTGCCTCGGCCTTTTCCAATTTTGCTGAAATGCCGGCACAGCAGAACGAAACGCTTAACGTAGTCAAAATCGTAAAGCTGGCCCTGGATATCTTTAATGAGGATTACATACATTTTATAGCCGAAGAGGAGGAAATTATAGCGAAACTAGATCGTACGCAGCTCATAAGAGTGGTTACCAATTTGGTAAAAAACGCTATTCAGGCGGTACCGGAAGTAAAATCTCCACGCATTTTGGTTTCCGTAGCCTCGGATAAGGATATGGTAAAAATTTCTGTGGCAGACAATGGTATAGGAATAGAGCCCGAATTCACCGATAAGATTTTTGAACCAAAATTTACCACTAAGACCAGCGGAATGGGCCTAGGTCTCGGGATGGTTAAAAATATCGTAGAAACCTATAAGGGCAGTATTAATTTTACATCGCAACCGGGTAAAGGCACAGTTTTTTGCGTAAAATTCCCACAAGAGAAAAATCACCCTTTTATCATAAAAAAATAA
- a CDS encoding lactonase family protein: MKNKHTYALLFFISLFLGCKMNQPSKTYRLFVGTYTDGESEGIYSYSFNASTGELSAKKLAVTLPNPSFLTISHDKQNLYAVQETADFDSLGGGVSAFKISDGLLTFQNSLGTGGAHPCHVSLTGKNKLVVSNYTGGNVMVADLEYDGSLSEKHQIINHISIDTLSKPHAHMAKGSRGELFVSDLGLDAIKRYQNVDGDFIAGEQPSIDLKKGAGPRHFVFSENHEFLYVINELNSTITLLQRNAENVFNEVDTISTISKDFNGDSYCADVHLSKDGKFLYGSNRGENTIVIFMVDEVSGKLKLAGREAVRGDWPRNFTLDPTNNFLLVANQKSDNVSIFKRDTESGTLTFLKSEKLPNPVCLQFLN; encoded by the coding sequence ATGAAAAACAAACACACCTATGCACTACTTTTTTTTATAAGCTTATTCCTTGGATGTAAAATGAACCAACCCTCTAAAACATATCGGTTATTTGTAGGTACTTATACAGATGGTGAGAGTGAAGGAATTTATTCTTACAGTTTTAACGCCAGTACAGGTGAATTATCCGCTAAAAAATTGGCGGTTACTTTGCCCAACCCATCTTTCTTAACGATTTCACACGATAAACAGAACTTGTACGCCGTACAGGAAACGGCTGATTTTGATTCCTTGGGCGGTGGTGTCTCTGCTTTCAAAATAAGCGATGGACTTTTGACATTTCAAAATAGTTTAGGTACGGGGGGAGCACATCCTTGTCATGTTTCGCTTACGGGGAAAAATAAGTTAGTAGTATCAAACTACACTGGTGGCAATGTCATGGTTGCCGATTTGGAGTATGATGGTAGTTTGTCTGAAAAACATCAAATAATCAATCACATAAGTATTGATACGCTCTCTAAACCACATGCCCACATGGCAAAAGGTAGTAGAGGCGAGCTATTCGTGTCTGATTTAGGTCTTGACGCAATAAAGCGTTACCAAAACGTCGACGGCGATTTCATTGCAGGCGAGCAACCGTCGATAGATTTGAAAAAGGGTGCAGGTCCCCGACATTTTGTTTTCTCAGAGAACCACGAATTTCTATACGTTATTAACGAATTGAATTCTACTATTACCCTTTTGCAAAGGAATGCGGAAAATGTATTTAATGAAGTGGACACAATTAGTACGATATCAAAGGATTTCAATGGAGATAGCTATTGCGCCGATGTGCACCTATCAAAAGACGGTAAATTTCTTTATGGATCCAATAGGGGCGAAAATACGATAGTGATTTTTATGGTTGATGAAGTTTCGGGTAAATTAAAATTAGCCGGAAGGGAAGCAGTTAGAGGAGACTGGCCAAGAAATTTTACTTTGGACCCGACCAATAATTTTTTACTTGTTGCGAACCAGAAAAGTGATAACGTCTCTATTTTTAAACGGGATACTGAGTCCGGCACCCTAACCTTTCTTAAGAGCGAAAAATTACCAAACCCCGTTTGCTTGCAATTTTTGAATTAG
- a CDS encoding WD40/YVTN/BNR-like repeat-containing protein, giving the protein MRKQFLSLVLVLVTVITFGQTVNDYFQPVKYRNIGPYRGGRSVTASGVVGDPMTYYMGTTGGGLWKTETAGQKWENISDGYFKTGSVGAVAVSKSNPNVVYVGMGEHAPRGVMTSYGDGVYKSTDAGKTWKHLGLEKTQHISRVIIHPTNPDVVYVAAQGALHEGNAERGIYKSVDGGITWKNTLFVNNLTGAAELSMDANYPEIMYAAMWEHQRKPNMVISGGKGSGLYKSTDAGETWSKIHKGLPEEKGKMAIAVSPANSNKVYALIESDSNADKGGLFVSNDAGESWSMVSGDNRLVQRAWYYIEVFADPNDADTVYVLSAPALRSTDGGKTWERLSGTHGDYHDLWINPDNSKNMVIANDGGAAISFDFGASWSTQLNMPTGQFYRINADNLFPYNVYAGQQDYSSAMIANMANSSSGISMAEFSPSAGGESAFLAFDPDNPRYVMGGSYLGTIEILDTKSKGSTQIMAAPIQYLGREARNMKYLYNWNAPIIRSQHEPNAFYHGAQLVLKTTDMGVSWKEMSPDLTRDIDEKQGNGGGPYTNEAVGAENYGTLAYLIESPHEKGVFYSGSDDGFVQITKDNMQTWQNITPKVLKECLINAIEVSPHEPATAYIATTRYKFNDYTPAIYKTADYGKTWTNISAGIPYGAFTRVVREDPKRKGLLYAGTEKGIYISYNDGKNWESLQLNLPVTPITDLKVHQGDLIVATSGRAFWILDDLELLPQYESPKKQLHVYKPALAYNGSWRSQLNGNAKIFKGTHPFNGVNPANGLVIYYELPELKDSTVLTMEIRNAKGNLVRSLSSEKDPDYKPHNGGGPSPEPLLSKNKGLNRFVWNMSHNTMPGIPGAYIEAGFNGHKAIPGIYDIQLKVGDKLVKTQGEIKAVPTFETKPGQYEAFDDIMTEMETKVTEMHHMVNTLYRLQGDLKEHLKDVENAELKKEVDAVLEKMEAWDNDMIQRKSQAYDDVENFPNKFTAEYLFLINQTSSSIPRVNKANLNRKQELDEQWTILKSRGKAILEKDLPAVNKKLWENGIGALKL; this is encoded by the coding sequence ATGAGAAAACAATTTTTATCCCTAGTACTCGTCCTGGTAACAGTCATTACTTTCGGACAAACGGTCAACGACTATTTTCAGCCTGTGAAATATCGGAATATTGGTCCTTATCGAGGTGGGCGTTCCGTAACGGCAAGTGGTGTTGTTGGGGATCCTATGACCTATTACATGGGAACAACCGGCGGTGGCCTTTGGAAAACAGAAACAGCGGGACAAAAATGGGAAAATATCTCCGATGGTTATTTTAAAACCGGTTCCGTTGGGGCAGTAGCCGTATCAAAATCAAATCCGAATGTCGTGTATGTGGGTATGGGAGAACATGCGCCAAGAGGTGTAATGACCTCCTATGGCGACGGTGTTTATAAGTCTACTGACGCTGGGAAAACATGGAAGCATTTAGGCCTGGAAAAAACGCAGCATATTTCTCGGGTTATAATTCATCCTACCAATCCGGACGTTGTTTATGTTGCTGCACAAGGTGCACTGCACGAAGGTAACGCGGAAAGAGGAATCTATAAATCAGTAGATGGTGGTATTACTTGGAAAAACACCTTGTTCGTCAATAATTTGACTGGCGCTGCGGAACTTTCCATGGACGCCAATTATCCAGAGATTATGTACGCCGCTATGTGGGAACACCAACGGAAACCTAATATGGTCATTAGTGGAGGCAAAGGAAGTGGGTTGTACAAATCTACGGACGCAGGCGAAACTTGGTCAAAAATTCACAAAGGCTTGCCCGAGGAAAAAGGCAAAATGGCGATAGCGGTTAGTCCGGCAAATTCCAATAAGGTATATGCCTTGATAGAAAGCGATTCCAATGCGGATAAAGGTGGGTTGTTCGTTTCAAATGATGCAGGAGAAAGTTGGTCTATGGTCAGCGGAGATAACCGCTTGGTACAACGAGCTTGGTATTATATTGAAGTATTTGCCGACCCCAACGACGCAGATACGGTCTATGTGTTAAGCGCACCTGCTTTGCGTTCTACGGATGGCGGTAAAACCTGGGAACGACTTTCGGGCACGCACGGGGATTATCATGATTTATGGATAAATCCGGATAATTCCAAAAATATGGTCATAGCTAACGATGGCGGTGCCGCCATTTCCTTTGATTTTGGGGCTAGTTGGTCTACCCAACTTAATATGCCTACCGGTCAGTTTTACCGCATTAATGCAGATAATCTATTTCCCTACAACGTATATGCCGGGCAGCAGGATTATTCTTCTGCAATGATCGCCAATATGGCGAATAGTAGTAGTGGTATCTCCATGGCGGAATTTAGCCCTTCGGCCGGTGGGGAAAGTGCCTTTTTAGCTTTTGACCCAGATAATCCAAGATACGTTATGGGCGGAAGTTATTTGGGTACAATAGAGATTTTGGATACAAAATCCAAGGGGTCTACACAGATAATGGCGGCTCCTATTCAATATTTGGGTAGGGAAGCCAGAAATATGAAATACCTCTACAATTGGAATGCGCCCATTATTCGCTCGCAACATGAGCCAAATGCTTTTTACCATGGAGCACAATTGGTATTGAAAACTACGGACATGGGAGTTTCATGGAAAGAGATGTCACCAGACTTAACAAGGGATATCGATGAAAAACAAGGAAATGGTGGTGGTCCTTATACGAACGAAGCCGTAGGAGCCGAAAACTACGGAACCTTAGCCTACCTCATTGAATCTCCGCACGAAAAAGGGGTGTTTTATTCGGGCAGTGACGATGGCTTTGTACAGATCACTAAAGATAACATGCAAACTTGGCAAAACATTACGCCAAAGGTTTTGAAGGAGTGTTTAATTAATGCTATCGAGGTGTCACCACATGAGCCTGCTACTGCGTACATTGCCACTACAAGATATAAATTCAACGACTATACTCCAGCTATATATAAGACGGCGGATTACGGGAAAACGTGGACTAATATCAGTGCGGGCATTCCCTACGGTGCCTTTACGAGAGTAGTACGAGAAGACCCTAAAAGGAAAGGACTTTTATATGCAGGTACCGAAAAGGGAATATACATTTCTTATAATGATGGTAAAAATTGGGAATCCTTGCAGTTAAACCTACCCGTGACCCCCATAACCGATTTAAAGGTACATCAAGGAGATTTAATTGTAGCCACTTCGGGTCGTGCATTTTGGATTTTAGATGATTTAGAACTACTTCCACAATATGAATCTCCCAAAAAACAGCTCCATGTATACAAGCCAGCGCTTGCTTATAACGGTTCATGGAGAAGTCAATTAAACGGTAATGCCAAAATTTTCAAGGGGACACATCCTTTCAATGGGGTTAATCCTGCAAACGGACTCGTCATATACTATGAGCTTCCAGAATTGAAAGACTCGACCGTCCTGACGATGGAAATTAGAAATGCCAAAGGAAACTTGGTCAGAAGCTTAAGCTCTGAAAAGGACCCTGATTACAAACCGCATAATGGCGGCGGACCGTCACCAGAACCTTTGCTATCTAAAAATAAAGGTCTTAACCGTTTTGTTTGGAACATGAGCCATAATACCATGCCTGGAATTCCTGGGGCATATATTGAAGCAGGGTTTAACGGTCATAAGGCTATCCCAGGAATATACGATATTCAATTAAAGGTGGGGGACAAGCTAGTTAAGACTCAGGGAGAAATTAAGGCCGTTCCTACCTTTGAGACGAAACCGGGACAATATGAAGCGTTCGATGATATAATGACGGAAATGGAGACTAAGGTTACAGAAATGCATCACATGGTCAATACATTGTATCGTCTTCAGGGTGATCTTAAGGAACATTTAAAAGATGTTGAAAATGCCGAACTTAAAAAAGAGGTTGATGCCGTATTGGAAAAAATGGAAGCATGGGATAATGACATGATTCAACGTAAGTCCCAGGCGTATGACGATGTGGAAAATTTTCCCAATAAATTTACGGCAGAGTATCTGTTTTTAATTAATCAAACCAGTAGTAGTATCCCAAGGGTTAACAAGGCTAATTTGAATCGGAAACAGGAATTGGACGAGCAATGGACCATTTTAAAATCTAGGGGTAAAGCCATTTTGGAAAAAGACCTGCCTGCAGTGAACAAGAAATTATGGGAGAATGGTATTGGAGCGCTAAAACTTTAA
- a CDS encoding VPS10 domain-containing protein, whose protein sequence is MKNFYTWASVLLLVLFLFPTNTEAQRKKKSNTVTPQYPEDLYSSLDYRLVGPFRGGRSAAVTGVPGEPNLFYFGAAGGGVWKTLDGGRTWSNISDGYFGGSIGAVEVAKSDPNVIYVGGGEKTLRGNVSSGYGIWKTENGGKTWMSAGLENSRHVPRIKVHPTDYNIVYAAVLGNIYKPTKERGIYKSTDGGKNWKQILFVNDQAGAVDLTLDPNNPRILYASTWRAQRTPYSLSSGGAGSALWKSTDSGETWTEISKNEGFPKDTLGIMGITVSPKNSERVWAIVENKEKGGLYRSDDGGKKWIQVNSERKLRQRAWYYTRVYADTEDEDVVYVLNVRYHKSTDGGKTFNTFNAPHGDHHDLWIAPENSQRMIIGDDGGAQISYDGGETWSTYYNQPTAQFYRVTTDNAFPYRIYVAQQDNSTLRINHRSDGGSIDESDWEPTAGGESAHIAVDPTNNDIVYGGSYDGFLTRVNHDKGTVRGINVWPDNPMGAGAEAMKYRFQWNFPIIFSRHDPKKLYTFSQHVHVSENEGQSWKVLSGDLTRNDPTKLGSSGGPITQDNTSVEYYCTIFAANESPLKEGLLWVGSDDGLVHVSKDGGASWDNVTPTGMPEWNMINSIEPSAFDEGTCYIAATRYKLGDFQPYLYKTTDYGKTWTKIINGIDKEHFTRVVREDPKRKGLLYAGTETGMYISFDDGANWSSFQLNLPIVPITDLTIKDNNLIVATQGRSVWMIDDLTVLHQLDTNKKSASSILYKPKDAYRTKGRAAKTPSKTAGQNHTNGVITHFYLKNLSEKDSINLTFTSMAGDTLANYSNTTKEKNKKLELKKGGNTFVWDTRGKGAEKLDGMILWWASLDGAKAVPGSYKVHLNVNGDRSTETFKIVPDPRAEASVQEMQEQFNFITDINTTIDKAHQSIKKIRKINTQLDAFSSQYKDNEATKELVTKAKAMKERLEEVEKALYQTKNRSNQDPLNFPIKLTNKLGHLNSLVAIDDFPPTEQDIAVKNELTGKIIKQLDTFDAVISKELQEFNSAFNNLKLNYLFVE, encoded by the coding sequence ATGAAAAATTTCTACACATGGGCAAGTGTGCTATTGCTTGTCTTATTCCTTTTTCCAACGAATACCGAAGCACAGCGCAAGAAAAAATCCAATACTGTTACGCCCCAATATCCAGAAGATTTATATTCAAGTCTTGACTATCGTTTGGTAGGCCCGTTTAGAGGGGGTCGTTCTGCTGCGGTAACGGGTGTGCCTGGAGAACCTAATCTATTTTATTTTGGAGCAGCGGGTGGCGGGGTTTGGAAAACTCTAGATGGTGGCCGTACGTGGAGTAATATATCCGATGGTTACTTTGGCGGTAGTATCGGCGCCGTTGAAGTAGCAAAGAGCGACCCCAACGTCATCTATGTGGGTGGAGGCGAAAAAACCTTAAGGGGGAACGTGTCTTCTGGTTATGGAATTTGGAAAACGGAGAACGGAGGTAAGACATGGATGTCCGCCGGATTAGAAAATAGTCGTCATGTGCCAAGAATAAAAGTGCACCCTACGGATTACAATATCGTTTATGCAGCGGTACTCGGTAATATTTATAAGCCTACGAAAGAAAGGGGAATCTACAAAAGTACCGATGGGGGGAAAAATTGGAAACAGATTTTATTCGTAAACGACCAGGCAGGTGCCGTTGATTTGACCTTAGACCCGAACAATCCAAGAATTTTATATGCTTCTACATGGCGCGCACAAAGAACCCCGTACAGTTTAAGTAGTGGTGGAGCAGGTTCGGCACTTTGGAAAAGTACGGATAGTGGGGAAACATGGACAGAAATATCAAAGAACGAAGGTTTTCCAAAAGATACCTTGGGAATTATGGGGATTACGGTGTCACCCAAGAATTCGGAACGTGTTTGGGCCATTGTTGAGAATAAAGAAAAAGGCGGTCTGTACCGCTCTGACGATGGGGGTAAAAAATGGATACAGGTCAACAGTGAAAGAAAATTACGCCAAAGGGCATGGTATTATACAAGAGTCTATGCTGATACCGAAGATGAAGATGTGGTTTATGTGTTGAACGTTAGATATCACAAATCTACCGATGGTGGAAAAACCTTCAATACCTTTAATGCGCCTCACGGGGATCATCATGACTTATGGATTGCGCCTGAAAATTCCCAACGCATGATTATCGGGGACGATGGCGGCGCACAGATATCCTACGACGGAGGCGAAACTTGGAGTACCTATTATAACCAACCTACCGCCCAATTTTACAGGGTAACTACGGATAATGCCTTCCCGTACCGTATTTACGTGGCACAACAGGATAATTCTACCTTGCGTATCAACCATCGCAGTGATGGGGGTAGCATAGACGAGTCAGACTGGGAACCAACGGCCGGAGGAGAATCGGCGCATATTGCCGTGGACCCCACTAATAACGATATTGTATATGGAGGTAGTTATGACGGTTTCCTTACCCGGGTAAACCACGACAAAGGAACGGTGAGGGGCATTAATGTTTGGCCGGATAACCCTATGGGAGCAGGAGCGGAAGCTATGAAATACCGTTTCCAGTGGAACTTTCCCATTATTTTCAGCAGACATGATCCAAAGAAACTATACACCTTTTCGCAACACGTACACGTCTCGGAAAATGAAGGACAGAGTTGGAAGGTGCTAAGTGGCGACCTTACAAGAAACGACCCTACCAAGTTGGGTTCAAGTGGTGGTCCAATAACTCAGGATAATACCAGTGTGGAGTACTACTGTACCATTTTCGCTGCTAACGAAAGTCCTCTAAAAGAAGGTTTGCTTTGGGTAGGTAGTGATGATGGATTGGTGCACGTTTCCAAAGATGGAGGAGCTTCTTGGGATAATGTTACTCCAACCGGGATGCCCGAGTGGAATATGATCAATAGTATTGAACCATCCGCATTTGATGAAGGCACTTGCTACATTGCCGCTACACGCTATAAACTGGGTGATTTTCAACCGTATTTATACAAGACTACGGATTATGGGAAGACCTGGACAAAAATTATAAACGGTATCGATAAAGAGCATTTTACTAGAGTAGTTCGCGAAGACCCTAAAAGAAAAGGATTATTGTATGCAGGAACGGAAACAGGCATGTATATTTCTTTTGATGATGGTGCAAATTGGAGCTCTTTTCAGTTGAATCTACCTATTGTGCCCATAACGGATCTAACAATTAAGGATAACAACTTGATTGTTGCCACGCAAGGACGAAGTGTTTGGATGATAGACGACCTTACCGTTCTTCATCAGCTAGATACTAACAAGAAATCCGCTTCTTCAATTTTATACAAACCAAAGGACGCTTACAGGACCAAGGGAAGAGCAGCTAAAACCCCGTCTAAAACCGCGGGACAAAACCATACTAACGGAGTGATAACCCACTTCTATCTAAAGAATCTATCGGAAAAGGACAGTATTAACCTAACCTTTACCTCAATGGCGGGTGATACCTTGGCGAATTACAGCAACACTACCAAAGAGAAAAACAAAAAGCTAGAGCTAAAAAAAGGAGGAAACACCTTCGTTTGGGATACTCGTGGAAAGGGAGCTGAAAAATTAGATGGTATGATCTTATGGTGGGCAAGTCTTGATGGTGCCAAAGCCGTTCCGGGAAGCTACAAAGTACACTTAAATGTCAATGGCGATAGAAGCACGGAGACTTTTAAAATTGTACCGGATCCCAGAGCAGAAGCTTCGGTGCAGGAAATGCAAGAACAATTCAACTTCATCACCGATATCAATACAACAATTGATAAAGCGCATCAATCTATAAAGAAAATCAGGAAAATCAATACCCAGCTAGATGCCTTTTCTTCCCAGTACAAGGATAATGAAGCCACAAAGGAATTAGTAACGAAGGCTAAGGCGATGAAAGAACGTTTGGAAGAGGTTGAAAAGGCCTTGTATCAAACGAAAAACAGAAGTAACCAAGACCCCTTGAATTTTCCCATTAAGCTAACAAATAAATTAGGGCATCTAAATAGTCTGGTGGCCATTGATGATTTTCCACCTACGGAGCAGGACATTGCTGTAAAGAATGAACTTACGGGAAAAATAATTAAGCAGTTAGACACTTTTGATGCGGTTATCTCAAAAGAGCTTCAAGAATTCAATAGTGCTTTTAATAATTTAAAGCTGAATTATTTATTTGTTGAATAG
- a CDS encoding CopD family protein has protein sequence MSEYYNYIKALHLIFVITWFAGLFYMPRLFIYHIEANEKGSPEKEILSKQLKLMAKRLWYIITWPSAILATVFAIWLLVLAPYWLQQPWMHIKLGFVLLLIIYHLRNHFIFKKFQKDQINYTSNYMRIWNEGATLILFSVVFLVILKSSFNWIFGVAGIIVLGVILMLGIKLYKRIRHKSQED, from the coding sequence ATGAGTGAGTATTACAACTATATAAAAGCCCTGCACCTTATTTTTGTGATTACCTGGTTTGCAGGACTCTTTTATATGCCCAGACTCTTCATTTATCACATTGAGGCCAACGAAAAGGGGTCCCCAGAGAAAGAAATTCTTTCCAAACAGTTAAAACTGATGGCCAAGAGGCTTTGGTACATTATCACGTGGCCATCCGCAATTTTAGCAACGGTATTTGCCATATGGTTATTGGTTTTAGCGCCATACTGGCTACAACAACCCTGGATGCACATTAAACTTGGTTTTGTGCTGTTGCTCATTATTTATCACCTTAGAAATCATTTTATTTTCAAAAAGTTTCAAAAGGACCAAATTAACTATACCTCTAATTATATGCGTATTTGGAATGAAGGTGCTACGCTGATTCTTTTCTCGGTCGTTTTTCTAGTGATTCTGAAAAGTTCCTTTAATTGGATTTTTGGAGTTGCCGGAATCATTGTGCTCGGGGTAATATTGATGCTAGGGATAAAACTTTACAAGCGTATCCGTCATAAAAGCCAAGAGGACTAA